One genomic segment of Bradyrhizobium diazoefficiens includes these proteins:
- a CDS encoding CBS domain-containing protein yields MTIKKISEVMTRDAKLVNPTDTIQDAAKLMKECDCGVLPVSEGDRLVGMITDRDIAVRCIADGKGPNSKVRDAMSQEVKYCFEDEDISHVCANMSEIQVRRLPVLDRNKRLVGIVSLSDLARQSAGTAEALHGIVRPSQQHNQSYALA; encoded by the coding sequence ATGACTATAAAGAAGATCAGTGAAGTGATGACGCGCGATGCCAAACTCGTAAATCCCACCGACACGATCCAGGACGCAGCAAAGCTGATGAAGGAATGCGATTGTGGTGTGTTGCCCGTGAGCGAAGGCGATCGGCTCGTGGGCATGATCACCGATCGGGATATCGCGGTGCGCTGCATCGCGGACGGCAAGGGGCCGAACAGCAAGGTTCGTGACGCGATGAGCCAAGAGGTGAAATACTGCTTTGAAGACGAGGACATATCTCACGTCTGCGCGAATATGAGTGAGATACAGGTGCGGCGGTTGCCCGTCTTGGACCGGAACAAGCGCCTGGTCGGGATCGTATCGCTCAGTGATTTGGCACGCCAGTCGGCTGGGACGGCCGAGGCGCTGCATGGAATCGTTCGGCCGAGCCAGCAGCACAACCAGAGCTACGCTCTCGCCTGA
- a CDS encoding DUF2934 domain-containing protein, translated as MPEPSEQEIRERAHQLWERAGKPEGREDEFWHAAEQELRNEDKSDTMRTPDTL; from the coding sequence TTGCCGGAGCCGAGTGAGCAAGAGATCAGGGAGCGCGCACACCAATTGTGGGAGCGTGCCGGCAAGCCCGAAGGCCGCGAGGACGAGTTCTGGCACGCCGCCGAGCAGGAGCTGCGCAACGAGGACAAGTCCGACACCATGCGAACGCCGGATACGCTGTGA
- a CDS encoding DUF2934 domain-containing protein yields the protein MSAVDEQQKIEHQIELATRAAALVKDEPTVHRLRSFAEELSRKLRRMMRRGKVRARAFELWEQAGRPANRDLEFWLEAERQIEDDRDEQRRPGAPER from the coding sequence ATGTCCGCCGTGGACGAGCAGCAGAAGATCGAGCACCAGATCGAACTCGCGACGCGAGCGGCCGCGCTCGTGAAAGACGAACCCACCGTCCATCGCCTGAGAAGCTTCGCCGAGGAGCTGAGCCGGAAGCTGCGTCGCATGATGCGGCGCGGCAAGGTGCGAGCACGCGCCTTCGAGCTCTGGGAGCAGGCCGGCCGCCCGGCCAATCGCGACCTGGAGTTCTGGCTCGAAGCCGAACGGCAGATCGAAGACGACCGCGACGAGCAGAGGCGCCCCGGCGCTCCCGAGCGATAG
- a CDS encoding peptide ABC transporter substrate-binding protein produces the protein MNENEIRNLVAEVKQGTLSRRAFIRTMATVGIAAPIASQILLWHDVAMADATLPYKPTKAGGGGPLKILLWQAPTLLNPHFAIGTKDQIASRIFFEPLAGWDKEGNLVPCLAAEVPTKANGGLSADGMSVVWKLKQGVKWHDGKPFTADDVVFTWTYAADLATAAYTTGSYKDITVEKIDDHTVKVLFKAPTPFWADPYVGSVGQILPKHHFADYVGAKSREAPGNLKPVGTGPYKFIEFKPGDLIRAERNTDYHVKSQPYFDTLEVKGGGDAVSAARAVLQTGEYDYAWNMQVEEEVLKRMEAGGKGKIDVTPSGNVEFIILNTTDPWTEVDGERSSVKTKHPTLSDPAVRRAINLLIDRDSIQKFIYGRGGVATASFVNAPKQFKSPKLKYEFDVDKANKILDDAGWTKGADGIREKDGKKLKYVYQTSTNAPRQKTQAIIKQACQKAGIEIEIKAVTASVFFSSDVGNPDTYSKFYADMEMYNTTQPQPDPERFLNQCVSWEIATKDNKWLGRNISRWSDPEVDKAYKAAQHELDPIKRAALLIKVDETFCDAHVFLPLLSRNIVNAGVNNLMVDMSGWDVTTWNLAAWYRV, from the coding sequence ATGAACGAGAACGAAATCCGCAACCTGGTCGCGGAGGTGAAGCAAGGCACGTTGTCGCGACGCGCGTTCATCCGGACCATGGCGACGGTCGGGATCGCAGCGCCGATCGCAAGCCAGATCCTGCTCTGGCACGACGTGGCGATGGCGGACGCCACGCTGCCCTACAAGCCGACCAAGGCCGGCGGCGGCGGCCCGCTGAAGATCCTGCTCTGGCAGGCGCCCACTTTGCTCAACCCGCATTTCGCGATCGGCACCAAGGACCAGATCGCCTCGCGCATCTTCTTCGAGCCGCTCGCCGGCTGGGACAAGGAGGGCAACCTCGTCCCCTGCCTCGCCGCCGAAGTCCCGACCAAGGCCAATGGCGGCCTCTCGGCGGACGGGATGAGCGTCGTCTGGAAGCTGAAGCAGGGCGTGAAGTGGCATGACGGCAAGCCCTTCACCGCCGACGACGTCGTCTTTACCTGGACCTATGCCGCGGATCTCGCGACCGCCGCCTACACCACCGGCTCCTACAAGGACATCACCGTCGAGAAGATCGACGACCACACGGTGAAGGTGCTCTTCAAGGCGCCGACGCCGTTCTGGGCCGATCCCTACGTCGGCTCGGTCGGCCAGATTCTGCCAAAACATCATTTCGCCGACTATGTCGGCGCCAAGTCGCGCGAGGCCCCGGGCAATCTGAAGCCGGTCGGCACCGGCCCGTACAAGTTCATCGAGTTCAAGCCGGGCGACCTGATCCGCGCCGAACGCAATACCGACTATCATGTCAAAAGCCAGCCATATTTCGACACGCTCGAGGTCAAGGGCGGCGGCGATGCGGTCTCCGCCGCGCGCGCGGTGCTGCAGACCGGCGAATACGACTATGCCTGGAACATGCAGGTCGAGGAGGAGGTCCTCAAGCGCATGGAGGCCGGCGGCAAGGGCAAGATCGATGTCACGCCGTCGGGCAATGTCGAGTTCATCATCCTCAACACCACGGATCCATGGACCGAGGTCGATGGCGAGCGCTCCAGCGTCAAGACCAAGCACCCGACGCTGTCCGATCCGGCGGTGCGCCGCGCGATCAACCTGCTGATCGACCGCGACTCGATTCAGAAATTCATCTACGGCCGCGGCGGCGTCGCCACCGCGAGCTTCGTCAACGCGCCCAAGCAGTTCAAGTCGCCCAAGCTCAAATACGAGTTCGACGTCGACAAGGCCAACAAGATCCTCGACGACGCCGGCTGGACCAAGGGCGCGGACGGCATCCGCGAGAAGGACGGCAAGAAGCTCAAATATGTCTACCAGACCTCGACCAACGCGCCGCGCCAGAAGACGCAGGCCATCATCAAGCAGGCCTGCCAGAAGGCCGGCATTGAGATCGAGATCAAGGCGGTCACCGCATCGGTGTTCTTCTCCTCCGACGTCGGCAACCCCGACACCTACTCGAAATTCTATGCCGACATGGAGATGTACAACACCACGCAGCCGCAGCCCGATCCGGAGCGCTTCCTGAACCAGTGCGTCTCCTGGGAGATCGCCACCAAGGACAATAAATGGCTCGGCCGCAACATCTCGCGCTGGTCCGATCCCGAGGTCGACAAGGCCTACAAGGCCGCGCAACACGAGCTCGACCCGATCAAGCGCGCCGCGCTGCTGATCAAGGTCGACGAGACCTTCTGCGACGCCCACGTGTTCCTGCCGCTGCTCTCCCGCAACATCGTCAATGCCGGCGTCAACAACCTCATGGTCGACATGTCGGGCTGGGACGTCACGACGTGGAATCTGGCGGCTTGGTATCGCGTCTGA
- a CDS encoding MetQ/NlpA family ABC transporter substrate-binding protein, with protein sequence MSFRLPLILSAVLAAWSATASAETIKIGVTPGPHAQILEAVKPIAARQGLDIQLIEFSDYVVPNAALDAGEIQANSFQNQPYLDNQKADRGYKIESVALTVNFPIGVYSKKHKTFADIPDGGKVSIPNDPTNGGRVLLLLRDKGVIKLKDGTGFKPTVLDITENPKKLKFIEVDAAQAPRALDDVDAAAINTNYATQAGLDPVKDPILREDPKGPYVNLIAVRSADKDKPWVKALVDSYHTPEVREFVLTKFKGAVLPSW encoded by the coding sequence ATGTCGTTTCGCCTCCCCCTGATCCTCTCGGCGGTGCTTGCCGCCTGGTCGGCTACCGCGAGCGCCGAGACCATCAAGATCGGCGTGACGCCGGGTCCGCATGCGCAGATCCTCGAAGCCGTGAAGCCGATCGCCGCCAGGCAAGGCCTCGACATCCAGCTCATCGAGTTTTCCGATTACGTCGTGCCGAACGCCGCGCTCGATGCCGGCGAGATCCAGGCCAATTCATTCCAGAACCAGCCTTATCTCGACAACCAGAAGGCCGACCGCGGCTACAAGATTGAGTCCGTCGCGCTCACCGTGAACTTCCCGATCGGTGTCTATTCGAAGAAGCACAAGACCTTCGCCGACATCCCTGACGGCGGCAAGGTCTCGATCCCGAACGATCCGACCAATGGCGGCCGCGTGCTGCTGCTGCTGCGCGACAAGGGCGTGATCAAGCTGAAGGATGGCACCGGCTTCAAGCCGACGGTGCTGGACATCACCGAGAATCCGAAGAAGCTGAAATTCATCGAGGTCGATGCGGCGCAGGCGCCGCGCGCGCTCGACGACGTCGATGCCGCCGCAATCAACACCAATTACGCCACCCAGGCGGGCCTCGATCCGGTCAAGGACCCGATCCTGCGCGAGGACCCCAAGGGTCCCTATGTCAACCTGATCGCCGTGCGCAGCGCCGACAAGGACAAGCCCTGGGTCAAGGCCCTCGTGGACAGCTACCACACGCCGGAGGTGAGGGAGTTCGTCCTGACCAAGTTCAAGGGCGCGGTGCTGCCGAGCTGGTAG
- a CDS encoding putative FMN-dependent luciferase-like monooxygenase, whose protein sequence is MKRFANLKRLGFFTRLLDEAPPADRYRFAAEQIVRAEQAGLDSAWIAQHHFHEREGGLPSPFTFLGYVAAQTSRIRLGTGIVTLPLENAVRVAEDAAVLDLLCNGRFELGVGTGGNPSAFAAFGLDSTQRNEIFARNLEIVRTALVGKQLEGGDTLYPQRPELDKRIWQATFSVAGGARAGRAGDGLLLSRTQPRTKDAPNATLAEIQNPIIDAYLEALPKGAEPRIMASRSVFVADDRAEAMRLADIGLRRALPQFMKSGHLPPGETLEEMIIAFDTHVGAADDVIVSLRTDATLERVTDLVFQAHSVDAPHPYILRSIELVAEKVAPALGWVRAAAADGHQRVARG, encoded by the coding sequence ATGAAACGCTTCGCAAACCTGAAACGACTGGGGTTCTTCACGCGCCTCCTCGACGAGGCGCCGCCCGCCGACCGCTACCGCTTTGCCGCCGAGCAGATCGTGCGCGCCGAGCAGGCGGGTCTCGATTCCGCGTGGATCGCGCAGCATCATTTTCACGAGCGGGAAGGCGGCCTGCCGTCGCCCTTCACCTTTCTCGGCTATGTCGCAGCCCAGACCTCGCGCATCCGCCTCGGCACCGGCATCGTGACGCTGCCGCTGGAGAATGCGGTGCGGGTGGCGGAGGACGCTGCGGTGCTCGACCTTCTCTGCAACGGCCGTTTCGAGCTCGGCGTCGGCACCGGCGGCAACCCGTCGGCTTTTGCCGCCTTCGGCCTCGACAGCACCCAGCGCAACGAGATCTTTGCCCGTAATCTGGAAATCGTCCGCACGGCCCTCGTCGGCAAGCAGCTTGAGGGCGGCGACACGCTCTATCCGCAGCGTCCTGAATTGGACAAGCGCATCTGGCAGGCGACATTCTCGGTCGCCGGCGGCGCCCGCGCCGGCAGGGCGGGCGATGGCCTCCTGCTGTCGCGCACCCAGCCGCGGACCAAGGACGCGCCGAATGCCACGCTCGCCGAGATCCAGAACCCGATCATCGATGCCTATCTCGAAGCGCTGCCCAAGGGGGCCGAGCCTCGCATCATGGCCTCGCGCAGCGTCTTCGTCGCCGACGACCGCGCCGAGGCGATGCGCCTTGCCGACATCGGACTACGGCGCGCGCTGCCGCAGTTCATGAAGAGCGGTCACCTTCCGCCGGGCGAAACGCTGGAGGAAATGATCATCGCCTTCGACACTCATGTCGGCGCGGCCGACGACGTCATCGTCTCGCTCCGCACCGACGCGACGCTGGAGCGGGTGACCGATCTGGTCTTCCAGGCCCATTCGGTCGATGCGCCGCATCCCTATATCCTGCGCTCGATCGAGCTGGTCGCCGAGAAGGTCGCACCGGCGCTGGGCTGGGTCCGCGCGGCGGCGGCCGACGGGCATCAACGTGTTGCACGAGGTTGA
- a CDS encoding CMD domain protein — translation MSTTDIIDTLAGIKPGSALDAIRARRLQARENAQKSYLALFEPIDASEFSLVERAAVALFVIGLHREPNVTAFYRAKLAATADGARLIEVVEAEIARGETSGPYGAYPAGPLSPENMAGLIYRVSAEDKSVLGARLTAAFEHAHLLVFRPRDAASADMKALLDAGWSNTGIVTFSQLVAFLSFQVRVVSGLRTLAAVNA, via the coding sequence ATGAGTACGACGGATATCATCGACACGCTCGCCGGAATCAAACCGGGCTCGGCTCTGGACGCCATTCGCGCCCGCCGTCTTCAGGCGCGCGAGAACGCGCAGAAGAGCTATCTCGCGCTGTTCGAGCCGATTGACGCCAGCGAATTCTCGCTTGTGGAACGCGCGGCGGTCGCGCTCTTCGTGATCGGCCTGCACCGCGAGCCCAATGTCACCGCCTTCTACCGCGCGAAGCTCGCGGCGACGGCCGACGGTGCCCGCCTCATCGAGGTCGTCGAGGCCGAAATCGCGCGCGGCGAGACCTCGGGCCCGTACGGCGCGTATCCGGCCGGACCCCTGTCGCCGGAGAATATGGCCGGCCTGATCTACCGCGTGAGCGCGGAGGACAAGTCGGTCCTCGGCGCCCGGCTCACCGCGGCGTTCGAGCATGCGCATCTGCTGGTGTTCCGGCCGCGCGATGCCGCGTCCGCCGACATGAAGGCGCTGCTTGACGCCGGCTGGTCAAACACCGGCATCGTCACGTTCTCCCAGCTCGTCGCGTTCCTGTCGTTTCAGGTGCGCGTCGTCAGCGGCTTGCGCACGCTTGCAGCAGTGAACGCCTAA
- a CDS encoding alkylhydroperoxidase domain protein, translating to MSATVNPPVAFTQDELGWVSWIDPLPEAELTERHFNGLVDRARAKSDYFRLLVRDPEVLEARTKTDKDIFYNVADGLPRAERELAAAATSRYNGCIYCASVHARFASTYSKRREDVQRLLDEGIKADLGERWNAIVKASVALAATPIAFGPSNIEELRRAGLDDAEIVDVINGASFFNWANRLMLSLGEPSK from the coding sequence ATGAGCGCCACCGTCAATCCCCCCGTCGCCTTCACCCAGGACGAGCTCGGCTGGGTGTCGTGGATCGATCCGCTGCCGGAAGCCGAGCTGACCGAACGGCATTTCAACGGCCTCGTCGATCGCGCCCGCGCCAAGTCGGACTATTTCCGCCTGCTGGTGCGCGATCCCGAGGTGCTGGAAGCCCGCACCAAGACCGACAAGGACATCTTCTACAATGTCGCCGACGGTCTGCCGCGCGCCGAGCGTGAGCTCGCCGCCGCGGCGACCTCGCGCTACAACGGCTGCATCTACTGCGCCTCCGTCCATGCGCGGTTCGCCAGCACCTATTCCAAGCGCCGCGAGGACGTGCAGCGTCTACTGGATGAGGGCATCAAGGCCGACCTCGGCGAGCGTTGGAATGCTATCGTCAAGGCCTCGGTGGCGCTGGCCGCGACGCCGATCGCGTTTGGTCCCAGCAACATCGAGGAGCTGCGCCGAGCCGGCCTCGATGACGCCGAGATCGTCGATGTCATCAACGGCGCCTCGTTCTTCAACTGGGCCAACCGGCTGATGCTGTCACTCGGCGAGCCCTCGAAATAG
- a CDS encoding ABC transporter substrate-binding protein: protein MSNIDRRTLVKGSLVAMMAGATFSRAGFADTSEPILLGVSGPLTGPNAQYGAQWKQGFDLALDEIMAAGGINGRKLAYQFEDSQSDPRQSVAIAQKFVSDPRIVMELGDFSSPASMAASPIYQRAGLVQFGFTNSHPDFTKGGDFMWSTSVSQADEQPLLARYAVQRLGLKKLAVLHLNTDWGRTSRDYFVKAAKEYGAEIAITEGYIAEERDFRSTLVRVRDANPDGLILISYYSDGALIARQARQVGLKQVICAASSVYSPKFLELGGEAVEDVHVGTRYFPEDPRPEVQKFIAGFKKKYNGQEPDAFNAYAYDAMNMAAAVVRIGGTDRRAIRDAFAKVKDVPSVIFGTATFDVATRRVKGAMNAELVVRKGQFALWDGKPT, encoded by the coding sequence ATGAGCAACATCGATCGCCGTACCCTGGTCAAGGGCTCGCTCGTCGCCATGATGGCGGGCGCCACCTTTTCGCGCGCCGGCTTCGCTGACACCTCCGAGCCGATCCTGCTCGGCGTCAGCGGTCCCCTGACCGGCCCGAATGCGCAATATGGCGCGCAGTGGAAGCAGGGCTTTGATCTCGCGCTCGACGAGATCATGGCTGCCGGCGGCATCAACGGCCGCAAGCTCGCATACCAATTCGAGGACAGCCAGAGCGATCCGCGCCAGTCGGTCGCAATCGCCCAGAAGTTCGTCTCCGATCCCCGCATCGTCATGGAGCTCGGCGATTTCTCGAGCCCCGCCTCGATGGCGGCTTCCCCCATCTATCAGCGCGCCGGCCTCGTGCAGTTCGGCTTCACCAATTCGCACCCCGATTTCACCAAGGGTGGCGACTTCATGTGGAGCACCTCGGTCAGTCAGGCCGATGAGCAGCCGCTGCTGGCGCGCTATGCGGTGCAGCGCCTCGGCCTGAAGAAGCTCGCGGTGCTGCACCTCAACACCGATTGGGGCCGCACCAGCCGCGACTATTTCGTCAAGGCGGCGAAGGAGTACGGTGCGGAGATCGCGATCACCGAAGGCTACATCGCGGAGGAGCGCGATTTCCGCTCCACGCTGGTGCGCGTGCGCGACGCCAATCCCGACGGGCTGATCCTGATCTCGTATTATTCCGACGGCGCGCTGATCGCCCGCCAGGCCCGGCAGGTCGGATTGAAGCAGGTGATCTGCGCCGCAAGCTCGGTCTACTCGCCGAAATTCCTGGAGCTCGGCGGCGAGGCGGTGGAGGACGTCCATGTCGGCACGCGCTACTTCCCGGAGGACCCGCGACCGGAGGTGCAGAAGTTCATCGCCGGCTTCAAGAAGAAATACAACGGGCAGGAGCCCGATGCCTTCAACGCCTACGCCTACGACGCGATGAACATGGCGGCTGCCGTGGTGAGGATCGGTGGCACCGATCGCCGCGCGATCCGCGACGCCTTCGCCAAGGTCAAGGACGTCCCGAGCGTCATCTTCGGCACCGCGACGTTCGATGTCGCGACCCGCCGGGTCAAGGGTGCCATGAACGCCGAGCTGGTCGTGCGCAAGGGCCAGTTCGCGCTCTGGGACGGCAAGCCGACCTGA
- a CDS encoding ABC transporter permease, with product MSSWLDYTINGLIVGNVYALVAVGLALIFGVSRLINFAQGSIYLVGAYIGWVAVVQLHTPLPLTIIVVAVSAAMVGLIIERFGLRPLQNSVRIAPLLATIGISFVLDQLVMLTFSPNPRALPSQLPDVRFQVGGGTIGPLDLLIAGVGITSALLLFVFLRYSKLGWAVRAASQDRDAAMQMGVDVNRVNQAVFGIAAALGGVSGMLVGMYYNQIDTAMSLQATLKGVVAEVVGGAGNVPGAVVGSLLLGLVESYGVAVFGTSYRNLFAFLLLVVVLVLRPNGLFASARQAPPEPLTGTFIAPSRPVRVPRWALLLAAAIFAVLPFFPVSFYVLQTLINAWLLGMLALSLTLVAGTIGQVSLGHAALLAIGAYTSALLSLNFSVPVGLAIIGGGLMSAALGTTLISPSFRLRGHYVSIATLAIGEIVSLVILNWESVTRGPIGISGIPPLSLFGYDLISPNSIYWFSLAVMVVLALVQGRLLSSHLGRSFRAIRDDDIAARAYGLSLNRYKSLAFIFGGFAAGVSGGIAAHLYSYINHETFNTQQSILALTVVILGGLGNVVGAILGSVALVGLPEVFRIAAEYRILIYGIVLLLLVRFRPQGLLGTI from the coding sequence GTGTCTTCCTGGCTCGACTACACGATCAACGGGCTGATCGTCGGCAATGTCTACGCGCTCGTTGCGGTCGGGCTCGCGCTGATCTTCGGCGTCAGCCGGCTGATCAACTTTGCGCAAGGCTCGATCTATCTCGTGGGCGCCTATATCGGCTGGGTCGCGGTGGTGCAGCTGCATACGCCGCTGCCGCTGACCATCATCGTCGTCGCGGTATCTGCCGCGATGGTGGGACTGATCATCGAGCGGTTCGGCCTGCGGCCGCTGCAGAACTCGGTCCGCATCGCGCCGCTGCTCGCGACCATTGGCATCAGCTTCGTGCTCGACCAGCTGGTGATGCTGACCTTCTCGCCCAATCCGCGCGCGCTGCCGAGCCAGCTGCCGGACGTGCGCTTCCAGGTCGGCGGCGGCACCATCGGCCCGCTTGATCTCTTGATCGCCGGCGTCGGCATCACCAGCGCGCTGTTGCTGTTCGTGTTCCTGCGCTACAGCAAGCTTGGCTGGGCGGTGCGCGCCGCCTCGCAAGACCGCGACGCCGCGATGCAGATGGGCGTCGACGTCAACCGGGTCAATCAGGCGGTGTTCGGCATCGCCGCCGCACTCGGCGGCGTCTCCGGCATGCTGGTCGGCATGTACTACAACCAGATCGACACCGCGATGAGCCTGCAAGCGACGCTCAAGGGCGTTGTCGCCGAGGTGGTCGGCGGCGCCGGCAACGTGCCGGGCGCGGTGGTGGGCAGCCTGCTGCTCGGATTGGTCGAGAGCTACGGCGTCGCCGTATTCGGCACCAGCTACCGCAACCTGTTCGCCTTCCTGCTGCTGGTCGTCGTTCTCGTGCTGCGCCCCAACGGCCTGTTCGCCAGTGCGCGGCAGGCGCCGCCCGAGCCGCTCACCGGCACCTTCATTGCACCGAGCCGGCCCGTGCGCGTTCCGCGCTGGGCGTTGCTGCTTGCGGCCGCGATCTTCGCGGTCCTGCCGTTCTTCCCGGTGTCTTTTTATGTGCTCCAGACCCTGATCAACGCCTGGCTGCTCGGCATGCTCGCGCTCAGCCTGACGCTGGTTGCCGGCACGATCGGGCAGGTCTCGCTGGGACACGCCGCGCTGCTCGCGATCGGCGCCTACACCTCGGCGCTGCTGTCGCTGAATTTCTCCGTTCCGGTCGGCCTCGCCATCATCGGCGGCGGACTGATGAGTGCTGCGCTCGGCACGACGCTGATCTCGCCGTCGTTCCGGCTGCGCGGCCACTATGTGTCGATCGCGACGCTCGCGATCGGCGAGATCGTGTCGTTGGTGATCCTGAATTGGGAGAGTGTTACGCGCGGTCCGATCGGCATCTCCGGAATCCCGCCGCTGTCGCTGTTCGGCTACGATCTGATCAGTCCGAACTCGATCTACTGGTTCAGCCTTGCTGTGATGGTGGTGCTGGCGCTGGTGCAGGGGCGGCTGCTCTCCTCGCATCTCGGCCGCAGCTTTCGCGCCATCCGCGACGACGACATCGCCGCGCGCGCCTATGGCCTCAGCCTCAACCGCTACAAGTCGCTGGCCTTCATCTTCGGCGGCTTCGCGGCCGGCGTCAGCGGCGGCATCGCCGCGCATCTCTACTCCTACATCAACCATGAGACCTTCAACACGCAGCAATCGATCCTGGCGCTGACCGTCGTCATCCTCGGCGGCCTTGGCAATGTCGTCGGCGCCATCCTTGGATCGGTGGCGCTGGTGGGTTTGCCCGAAGTCTTTCGGATCGCGGCGGAGTACCGCATCCTGATCTACGGCATCGTGCTCTTGCTGCTGGTGCGGTTCAGGCCGCAGGGCCTGTTGGGAACGATCTGA
- a CDS encoding ABC transporter ATP-binding protein, with product MAEHAPMLSLRGLTRSFGGLTAVDAIDLDLAKGGLISIIGPNGAGKTTLFNLVTGLDRPDAGHVSFEGEDVTGLAPERLAAKGIARTFQLGRVFGNLSVMDNVLIGAHTRLRAVKPAVPVIGPLLELGLALLRPASVRAEEECLREEVKAILARFGERLLPRIDQPAYSLSYANRRRVEIARALALKPRLLLLDEPTAGMNPTETAEMQGLVAGLKAEGLTILLIEHKLEMVMRLSDRVIVMDEGKKIAEGPGEEVRNDPKVIEAYLGHGLTPEQESAA from the coding sequence ATGGCGGAGCACGCGCCCATGCTGTCCCTGCGCGGCCTGACGCGCAGCTTCGGCGGCCTCACCGCAGTCGATGCCATCGATCTCGATCTCGCCAAGGGCGGGCTGATCAGCATCATCGGCCCCAATGGAGCCGGGAAGACGACGCTGTTCAATCTCGTCACCGGGCTCGACCGTCCCGACGCCGGCCATGTCAGCTTTGAAGGCGAGGACGTCACGGGTCTCGCCCCGGAGCGGCTCGCGGCAAAAGGCATCGCGCGCACGTTCCAGCTCGGCCGCGTTTTCGGCAATCTCAGCGTCATGGACAATGTCCTGATCGGCGCCCACACGCGCCTGCGGGCCGTCAAGCCGGCCGTGCCGGTGATCGGGCCGCTGCTCGAGCTCGGACTGGCGCTGCTGCGCCCCGCCAGCGTCAGGGCCGAGGAGGAGTGCCTGCGCGAGGAGGTGAAAGCCATCCTGGCACGGTTCGGCGAGCGGCTGCTGCCGCGGATCGACCAGCCTGCGTACAGTCTCTCCTATGCCAACCGCCGCCGCGTCGAGATCGCGCGTGCGCTCGCGCTCAAGCCGCGCCTCCTGCTGCTCGACGAGCCCACTGCCGGCATGAATCCGACCGAGACCGCGGAGATGCAGGGCCTCGTCGCCGGGCTGAAGGCCGAAGGGCTGACCATCCTCCTGATCGAGCACAAGCTCGAGATGGTCATGCGGCTGTCAGACCGCGTCATTGTGATGGACGAAGGCAAGAAGATCGCGGAAGGGCCGGGCGAGGAGGTGCGCAACGATCCCAAAGTGATCGAGGCCTATCTCGGCCACGGCCTGACACCAGAGCAGGAGAGCGCGGCATGA
- a CDS encoding ABC transporter ATP-binding protein has protein sequence MTAKAPEPLLTLSDVNTFYGQAQVHFDLSINVARGHIVCLLGGNASGKSTTMKIILGLVKPRSGGVTFDGASLLGLTTPQIVRRGIASVPEARRLFADMSVRENILMGAFVRNDRDAVAQDLDRMLTLFPKLGQRLSQRAGSLSGGEQQMVAMARALMSRPRMIVMDEPTMGLSPLYVDRVLELIRTINQEGVSVFMVEQNASLALEIAHEAYVLQTGRIVLSGPARALKDDPRVRDAYLGGSEAA, from the coding sequence ATGACGGCGAAGGCACCCGAACCGCTGCTGACGTTGTCTGATGTCAACACCTTCTACGGCCAGGCCCAGGTCCATTTCGACCTGTCGATCAATGTTGCGCGCGGTCACATCGTCTGCCTGCTCGGCGGCAATGCCAGCGGCAAATCGACGACGATGAAGATCATTTTGGGCCTGGTGAAGCCGCGTTCGGGCGGCGTGACCTTCGACGGTGCCTCGCTGCTCGGGCTCACCACGCCGCAGATCGTTCGCCGCGGCATCGCCTCGGTGCCGGAGGCGCGGCGGCTGTTCGCGGACATGAGCGTGCGCGAGAACATTTTGATGGGCGCCTTCGTGCGCAACGACCGCGATGCGGTGGCGCAGGACCTCGACAGGATGCTGACGCTGTTCCCGAAGCTTGGCCAGCGGCTGTCGCAGCGCGCCGGCTCGCTCTCCGGCGGCGAGCAGCAGATGGTGGCGATGGCGCGCGCGCTGATGAGCCGTCCCAGGATGATCGTGATGGACGAGCCGACCATGGGCCTGTCGCCGCTCTATGTCGACCGCGTGCTGGAGCTGATCCGCACCATCAACCAGGAGGGCGTCTCGGTGTTCATGGTCGAGCAGAACGCCAGCCTCGCGCTCGAGATCGCGCATGAAGCCTACGTGCTGCAGACCGGCAGGATCGTGCTCTCCGGCCCCGCACGGGCGCTGAAGGACGATCCCCGCGTGCGCGACGCCTATCTCGGCGGGTCCGAAGCCGCTTAG